The genomic DNA TACAGTTGGGTAGATACTTTGGTTGCTACAAGCAAACTTAGTTGTCAGGTTGTTTGCTGTTCACTTAGAGTAGATTGTAAAAATGATATTACCTTTGTTGTTTAGTTTCTCCATTTCTTTCACAGATGTATGCTCATCCAAGTGGACCGCCAGGATCACAGGAAGAGACTTGTTTAGATGATGTAGGTTTAAACTTCTTATCCAAAGCAATATCTATGTTAGAAAGTAGAGGTAAGTTTTACATGTAAAACTATGTTATGCTATTTTAGGGTTTCACAATTAACATCACCTCATCCTTAACAGTTAGAAATGAAAAATCCATTAGTTGTACCACCTTGATATTGtttcacacaaaaataataatgtaatttttcttgattttgtaacTCAAAAGCCATAGGATAATCATTATGTAGCATTTTAAATGCCTGATGACTCGTTACCTGTCAACAGGTTTGGAAGATCAGGGTCTTTACCGGTTAGTAGGTGTAGGGAGTAAGGTAACCAAGTTACTTGCCTTGGGACTGGATCGTCGAAAAGCTGAGAAGTTAGTTTTAGATGATCCAGCTGAGTGGGAGGTGAAGACAATAACATCTGCCATCAAGCAGTACTTCCGTAATCTTCCAGAGCCCCTCATGACGTACAAGCTTCACAGTGCCTTCATTGCTGCTGCCAGTGAGAAACAAATTAACTTTTGTtacttatttatacatttaatagAAAATCTCTTTAGGATGGATCCAAGTAATGCTTTAAAAAATTTCTTCCTGTCAATGTGTGTTTCATTATTTGTCATATCACTTAAGTTACCAGTTAGACTGCCAATTATTTGAAACTGTGTTGATCTCATATGAGTAGTGATTAGTGTTCCATACATATTCAGTATGGTTCGTTGAAAATACATAATGAAGAAAatgcaaaatgattttttttaaatgtttatagtAAGTGAAACTTGGTATATCACTCAACAGTGTAAAACTTGGGTTCTTTGAATTTTATAGGATATTTCAGTAACTTTAGATATATTTCCCCCCTTTCAGAACAAGACCGGCTCTTTCAGAGAGTGAATGAGATCCATGTTTTAACTCACAAACTGCCAAAGACAAATTTTTTAGTTCTTAAAACTCTAATTCAGCACTTAGCCAAGTAAGTACCAGAGGTTTTACCCTTACTTCAGTCAGATTGTTTTTGTGCATGAGATTTTGGATTGTTTCTATATACTAgtaaagacaatttttttatcataatatattgcaagtctcttaagtacatttattgttttgcaagtctttaagtatatttattgttttgcacTGTTCACAGAACAACCTTTTTTTTCCTATTGTTTCAGTGTCAAGACTtgaccatatttattttttctttttttttcttttgcagtgtTTCTAACAAGAGTGAGAAAAACTTAATGACTGTTAGTAATCTTGGTGTTTGCTTTGGACCAACTTTACTCAGACCAGAAGAGGAGACAGTGGCTGCCATAATGGACATTAAATTCTGCAACATAGTTGTTGAAATACTTATTGAACATTTTGATAAGGTATGAATGCAGGAAAATACTGtatgtaatgaatatatttaattttagaatTCCAGTTGGGAGAAAATGTAAGTACATACTGTAATGCTAtggtatatagtatgtagtaaACTTTCAAAATTCCTGATTTTGATAAGAGCcaactattttaaagtaaaataacataagaGTGTAGGTCAAAGAAAATGTTAGACATTGAGGAGCATAACAAACTATAGAATATGGGTCCATTAGTAGGGAGAGGTTAAAAACCCTAAAAaccctctctctcaaaatataaacataattttgtaTTACTTCTGAATTTGAatctatatactatgtattacttttgtattaattttaacatTACAGTATTTATACATAACGAGAGAGAAGTATAGTCTGTCGTATAATTATAGTTATAGGCTCTTTTGATTTCTGCATAATAAGCTAATTTGTTAGTTTATTATGAATGCAAAAGAAGTGTTTACTATATGAATGTAGTCACAGGATCACTCTCTCTTTTAAAGCGttaatttcatattcaatttatGATTTAATAACTACATAATGGGAGATAATCAGTATAAAAATGTCTTACATCTTAGGATTATATCAAAGGTTTGCAGTCTGTTGGCTAGACTATTAAAAAGGTAGCCAGGCACATCATCTTCTCCTTAGTCTGGATCTTTAAAAGGGCACTATATGTAAGGCTACTTTCTCTATTGAGgttaaacattttgaaaatactgTACTATGTTTGAGTGAATATGTAATggattttattatgaaactgATTTTTTACAACCCGCATGAACAAATGCTGTTTTCTTAACTGACCTACTAATCACTTCActgatttgtttaaaaaaaaatatccttacaTGAACAAATGTTCCATGGGTTGATTATCCtagtttattttcatgtttcttaTAAGGATTTGTGTATGTTTAATTAATACTTTTGTCTGCCATCTTCTGtagaaattttattatatttaatactttACGTTATATTGAGTTTCAATAAGAAGTACgtacacattttgtataaaatttataGGTAGCCAGAAGTACTACACAAGCTATTTTTCTTTGTGATGTTGAAGCTACTAGTGCAAGGAAATATGATTAAGGAGGCAGAATGTAAAAAGAACACACATTCACTGTCTCCAGTTATGTGAGGCAGGGAAAGcatatatattttccaaataataCTCAaagatgtatataaaattttttatgctAAGGCCATATTATAaggaaaatttaagaaaacaTTAGCTGGCATTATACATTTGTAATGTAAATGAATACTGTAATGCAGAACCCTTACCTGTGTCAGTAAGCTGtgtaattaaaacattaaaacaaaaaatttagcgTTGTTACAAAGTGTTGCTATGGAATAACTCTAGTCATTCTTTGGGATCACCCTAGTTTTTAAACTACTTTCCTATTGCAAATTAACCAAATAGTGTATACTTATAATAACGTAAATTATGTAAACATATGATGTTGAATTCATATCTTTGTTTCTCTGTTTTATCTGCAGATTTTTAATAATGTTCCTGAGCCTGTTGTGGATGTTGGTCGCATTGGAGATACCTCAGGACCACACAGACAGACACCACCTAAATCCTCACCACCTCCACCTCTCCAAAATCAAACAGGCAGTGCTTCCCAGCCAGTCAATCACAACTCTAACTCATCTGCACCTGTATCAAACACTAAACATCCACCAGTTTTACAGGTAGACATTAAATCTGATTGGTTGTTTACCACTAATTTTTCAAGTATAGCTGTGATtgcagatattttttattttctttaaatactgAAATTAATATTGTAATGTGGTGTATCTAAGTGTTTATGTAAATCATGATTTTCAGAAGGTTGTGACATCCTTTACTACAAGTGAACCCCAAACAGTGCATTTTGGAGCTCCAGGTCTTCCTTCACACATGCAGCGATCTGATGCGCTTTCAAATCTGAAGACACAGACAACTGGATCAGGTGTAGGGACAGGACTACGCTCTCACACATCCAGTGTTTATGCTAATGTACCCCCACCACCTTCTGCCACTCATGTCTGGAACAATGCACAGTCTATATCTAGTCTTAATTCAGGTAACAACAAAGATCAATCGTGTTTATCATTAATTATTGAATGGAATTTTATACAGCTATGCAAATTGGTAATTAACAGTTGCAGTATGGACATAAAATATTAGAGTTAGAGAAACAGAAGATAACAAGAAGCTTCTATAACAACATGACTACTTAGAAATTGCCTAGTCTAACATTAAAATTAGTAATCATGCCCACCaagaaatgaaattataaacaaatttttaaatcatttCTGAAGTACATGATCCACAGGTAAAATAATTTAGGAAACGTGGCAAAAGGCAAAGAATATGCATACTGAAAGTGAGTGGTATGGAGGACTGATTAAACCCATTGATCCTTGAGTTTGTGACTTTCGCTTAGTAATTTCTTGAACACCAGACCTAATTTTTATTACAAAGATGAGAGAGTAGATGCAGTATAAAATCATGAAGCTATCTAATGCAGTCCACAAAGTTTTTTATAGAACAAGCAGGGCTGAAATGAATCTAAGCTGGGAGTGAAACAGAATGTCAGCAAAGGATGGTGTCAGATTATCACAAGACAAGCATTTAGGGATATTAGGGATAATACCTACAtgggaaataaagaataaaagaataaagatgtGCATGTCATCTTGCTGAACCGGGTCAAAATACTACAAATGATAAGTAACAAGAGGAATTTTTCCCAGCAAGGATGTAATATCAAGCTAAGAGGTGAAATGCAGCAAGTAGTTATTAGAAGAAAACAGAAGGTCAAGAATTTTAACCACTTTGCTGTGTCAGTTTTAGAATTCTGCCAGGGCAttgtcttttatgttttttttatatttttcaatttgtaaaATTTTGTATAATTGTGCACAACTTTCcatcatttatttttcagtttttccacaTTATGTATCCTTATACCTGTTGAGCCCAATGCAAACAATTTGCATTACATTGGAGATATGGGAGACAAATAATTACAAGCGTTTCAAAACTCAATTTCTGGTATGTTTTAGAATCGTGAAATGGGACATTCTTGTAAGGATATTTGTTAGTGTTAGCAGCTTCAAGAATAAGTTTAAATGCGTGTAATTTCAAAGAAATTGCTCTAATTTTTTATGAACATATTCATTATATAGTTTTTTCCTATATAATAATACCATTTTACATATTACAGGTTTGAATCCGGGGCATAATTCTCATAGCTCCCTCGTCTCCTTAACTTCAGTCGTTGGTGGTTCTGTTGGATTAAGTGGTTATTATGAAAGCATAACTAATAACCGACCTGCCAGGCCTCCAGCACCTACAAATGGTCAAGCAAGAGGGGGTGGAGCATTATCATTTGTCAATCCTCTTTCGGGTGAGTTATGAGCACTGCCTAAATCACGAGAAGACCCACAGCATGTTGTTCTCTGCATTACTTGTAGTTAGTATTCTTAGAAGGCCAATTTCAATTTCAAGTTACTAATGTATAATATTTTCAGATCGTAATGATGGTGTTCAGAGCACAAGTAGCTCTAGTGAGTCTTTATCTTCAAGATCTTCAAGAGAGCTCACACAGCCACCATCCAACTCTCTGTCATCTTCTCCACAGACAAGTAAGAGGTTTCCTCCCCATGTTATGGCACCCCATCAAATGGGTGCTAATGGTCCTCATCGAGACGTCCGTGTGCAGCAAtcaaattattattcatataacaACAGCAGTATGTCACGCAGCTTTTGCTCGCACTTATACCTCCATCTTCCCTCCATTTCTGTTTTCTTATACTGCCTGATTCTTGTTTTTAGCAATTCCATATATTTTTCCCTAAAGTAGCATTTTGGTCAGTTAGCCCTCCACATTTGCATTTCACATTTGGTGTACATGTGACACGAGAAAGCTTTTTATTTCTTGTACCTTTACCTtctagcaagttttttttttactttaaaatgaaGGTCTTGTCATTGTTATGATGTTAAATGgtttcttttcctttgcatgaTCCTATTCCTTCTTGTTAATTCTTCAGCAC from Macrobrachium nipponense isolate FS-2020 chromosome 43, ASM1510439v2, whole genome shotgun sequence includes the following:
- the LOC135213540 gene encoding rho GTPase-activating protein 26-like isoform X13 — encoded protein: MGLMPLEFKDCLTDSPYFREKLHAHEKELDQTNSSIKALIKEVKELFQAARNLSRAKRNLSNNLQRFKFEIIGNSQTDDEIIIGGSLKEFAKIIDMVEDERERMLDRSYEQIIVPLETFRKEAIGGAKEGRKKFEKQTQKFCQSQERYLNLSTKKDDQVLQEADASVEMEQRYFVHASLDYVFLLQEVQERKKFEFVETLLSYMYGWLTFYHQGHEVFNDCNPYMRDLQVRVQRTRENFLATRQESVTLKNKMLEVRKTKSMDPGNMDKMYTRQGYLFLMEKKAFGTTWTKHYCLYQKENRVFTMIPYNQIQHKIPLVNQSRGYIDRTSTETIVLKSCIRRMSDSIDKRFCFDVTAQDRAGVQYTLQALSEEDRKLWMDAMDGKEPMYAHPSGPPGSQEETCLDDVGLNFLSKAISMLESRGLEDQGLYRLVGVGSKVTKLLALGLDRRKAEKLVLDDPAEWEVKTITSAIKQYFRNLPEPLMTYKLHSAFIAAAKQDRLFQRVNEIHVLTHKLPKTNFLVLKTLIQHLANVSNKSEKNLMTVSNLGVCFGPTLLRPEEETVAAIMDIKFCNIVVEILIEHFDKIFNNVPEPVVDVGRIGDTSGPHRQTPPKSSPPPPLQNQTGSASQPVNHNSNSSAPVSNTKHPPVLQKVVTSFTTSEPQTVHFGAPGLPSHMQRSDALSNLKTQTTGSGVGTGLRSHTSSVYANVPPPPSATHVWNNAQSISSLNSGLNPGHNSHSSLVSLTSVVGGSVGLSGYYESITNNRPARPPAPTNGQARGGGALSFVNPLSDRNDGVQSTSSSSESLSSRSSRELTQPPSNSLSSSPQTSKRFPPHVMAPHQMGANGPHRDVRVQQSNYYSYNNSSARLGTAYPPTYRQHMETLCKRQSLEYLYSSMNSISGSQSTSSLLAPTGSSPPSSTSNGTASSPPSATITRAWLA
- the LOC135213540 gene encoding rho GTPase-activating protein 26-like isoform X15, translating into MGLMPLEFKDCLTDSPYFREKLHAHEKELDQTNSSIKALIKEVKELFQAARNLSRAKRNLSNNLQRFKFEIIGNSQTDDEIIIGGSLKEFAKIIDMVEDERERMLDRSYEQIIVPLETFRKEAIGGAKEGRKKFEKQTQKFCQSQERYLNLSTKKDDQVLQEADASVEMEQRYFVHASLDYVFLLQEVQERKKFEFVETLLSYMYGWLTFYHQGHEVFNDCNPYMRDLQVRVQRTRENFLATRQESVTLKNKMLEVRKTKSMDPGNMDKMYTRQGYLFLMEKKAFGTTWTKHYCLYQKENRVFTMIPYNQIQHKIPLVNQSRGYIDRTSTETIVLKSCIRRMSDSIDKRFCFDVTAQDRAGVQYTLQALSEEDRKLWMDAMDGKEPMYAHPSGPPGSQEETCLDDVGLNFLSKAISMLESRGLEDQGLYRLVGVGSKVTKLLALGLDRRKAEKLVLDDPAEWEVKTITSAIKQYFRNLPEPLMTYKLHSAFIAAAKQDRLFQRVNEIHVLTHKLPKTNFLVLKTLIQHLANVSNKSEKNLMTVSNLGVCFGPTLLRPEEETVAAIMDIKFCNIVVEILIEHFDKIFNNVPEPVVDVGRIGDTSGPHRQTPPKSSPPPPLQNQTGSASQPVNHNSNSSAPVSNTKHPPVLQKVVTSFTTSEPQTVHFGAPGLPSHMQRSDALSNLKTQTTGSGVGTGLRSHTSSVYANVPPPPSATHVWNNAQSISSLNSGLNPGHNSHSSLVSLTSVVGGSVGLSGYYESITNNRPARPPAPTNGQARGGGALSFVNPLSDRNDGVQSTSSSSESLSSRSSRELTQPPSNSLSSSPQTSKRFPPHVMAPHQMGANGPHRDVRVQQSNYYSYNNSSARLGTAYPPTYRQHMETNSISGSQSTSSLLAPTGSSPPSSTSNGTASSPPSATITRAWLA
- the LOC135213540 gene encoding rho GTPase-activating protein 26-like isoform X11 produces the protein MGLMPLEFKDCLTDSPYFREKLHAHEKELDQTNSSIKALIKEVKELFQAARNLSRAKRNLSNNLQRFKFEIIGNSQTDDEIIIGGSLKEFAKIIDMVEDERERMLDRSYEQIIVPLETFRKEAIGGAKEGRKKFEKQTQKFCQSQERYLNLSTKKDDQVLQEADASVEMEQRYFVHASLDYVFLLQEVQERKKFEFVETLLSYMYGWLTFYHQGHEVFNDCNPYMRDLQVRVQRTRENFLATRQESVTLKNKMLEVRKTKSMDPGNMDKMYTRQGYLFLMEKKAFGTTWTKHYCLYQKENRVFTMIPYNQIQHKIPLVNQSRGYIDRTSTETIVLKSCIRRMSDSIDKRFCFDVTAQDRAGVQYTLQALSEEDRKLWMDAMDGKEPMYAHPSGPPGSQEETCLDDVGLNFLSKAISMLESRGLEDQGLYRLVGVGSKVTKLLALGLDRRKAEKLVLDDPAEWEVKTITSAIKQYFRNLPEPLMTYKLHSAFIAAAKQDRLFQRVNEIHVLTHKLPKTNFLVLKTLIQHLANVSNKSEKNLMTVSNLGVCFGPTLLRPEEETVAAIMDIKFCNIVVEILIEHFDKIFNNVPEPVVDVGRIGDTSGPHRQTPPKSSPPPPLQNQTGSASQPVNHNSNSSAPVSNTKHPPVLQKVVTSFTTSEPQTVHFGAPGLPSHMQRSDALSNLKTQTTGSGVGTGLRSHTSSVYANVPPPPSATHVWNNAQSISSLNSGLNPGHNSHSSLVSLTSVVGGSVGLSGYYESITNNRPARPPAPTNGQARGGGALSFVNPLSDRNDGVQSTSSSSESLSSRSSRELTQPPSNSLSSSPQTSKRFPPHVMAPHQMGANGPHRDVRVQQSNYYSYNNSSARLGTAYPPTYRQHMETRRVRTLYACVGENESELSFEPNQILSNVRPSREPGWLEGTLNGRTGLIPENYVEAIDDNPPPPRLISQRNTDV
- the LOC135213540 gene encoding rho GTPase-activating protein 26-like isoform X17 → MGLMPLEFKDCLTDSPYFREKLHAHEKELDQTNSSIKALIKEVKELFQAARNLSRAKRNLSNNLQRFKFEIIGNSQTDDEIIIGGSLKEFAKIIDMVEDERERMLDRSYEQIIVPLETFRKEAIGGAKEGRKKFEKQTQKFCQSQERYLNLSTKKDDQVLQEADASVEMEQRYFVHASLDYVFLLQEVQERKKFEFVETLLSYMYGWLTFYHQGHEVFNDCNPYMRDLQVRVQRTRENFLATRQESVTLKNKMLEVRKTKSMDPGNMDKMYTRQGYLFLMEKKAFGTTWTKHYCLYQKENRVFTMIPYNQIQHKIPLVNQSRGYIDRTSTETIVLKSCIRRMSDSIDKRFCFDVTAQDRAGVQYTLQALSEEDRKLWMDAMDGKEPMYAHPSGPPGSQEETCLDDVGLNFLSKAISMLESRGLEDQGLYRLVGVGSKVTKLLALGLDRRKAEKLVLDDPAEWEVKTITSAIKQYFRNLPEPLMTYKLHSAFIAAAKQDRLFQRVNEIHVLTHKLPKTNFLVLKTLIQHLANVSNKSEKNLMTVSNLGVCFGPTLLRPEEETVAAIMDIKFCNIVVEILIEHFDKIFNNVPEPVVDVGRIGDTSGPHRQTPPKSSPPPPLQNQTGSASQPVNHNSNSSAPVSNTKHPPVLQKVVTSFTTSEPQTVHFGAPGLPSHMQRSDALSNLKTQTTGSGVGTGLRSHTSSVYANVPPPPSATHVWNNAQSISSLNSGLNPGHNSHSSLVSLTSVVGGSVGLSGYYESITNNRPARPPAPTNGQARGGGALSFVNPLSDRNDGVQSTSSSSESLSSRSSRELTQPPSNSLSSSPQTNNQEHSCRF